In a single window of the Corvus hawaiiensis isolate bCorHaw1 chromosome 19, bCorHaw1.pri.cur, whole genome shotgun sequence genome:
- the LOC125336004 gene encoding unconventional myosin-XVB-like isoform X3: MILISRPLIQRRKRCQDVGLLEIPAELAALLRSLEGRYRAQANQITETQPPEIKVKDDLSLPLTINNYPFSSFVKSHFQNPDFPAPGQPLQHPLTHLDAEHQESALEINKLISRFIGDKSLRGWQEVLLGNYIAGRGLSDAALRNEIFSQVVAQTWRNPDMEQSQRGWVLMATLLSCFGPSPALEKPLLKFVSDYGMEGYNAVCQRKILTAAQCTEAEPAPSRAYPPTQLEWTANQRRGKMVLDVHTFNEEMFSAEVESWMTGEQYAASILSARGCDKKTRGWSISMFTGNTWQDLLGCDFVLDLIGEMEETSNFSSSSQAPTEYPISSERDRSILQSSNLDTIPPAPGIQAPAFPPPSLPPELIGLHPDPRFRDDLRTPVGLDHYVDDLFSPVLHQGSRVPDMENRESLTSRMKGGGKIGPTQRGILPSTGFPGMTQAPVYQPMPSMVGMPAAMPMMGAGGVASMPAMVMPQPVVPAVDPSQLAAQQQAFINQQAMLMAQQMTLQAMSISQQQQQQELQKRQKSLENSRPRVSSPAQASSPATLPKPKQPSSSQAAATPPRSPEPPAKAKEPDYDYMEEEFSSSGDDDYPRETFQQKREYFQKIGEQHIRVKKVRPSKTWTPPAKPQPKEEEEEERKREEQEERKREEQEKRKKEEQEKRKEVKPVPKPEPAPASPLPPPEPKPKKEMPKVKREPPVVKPSDPKARPAPSHEIGNIIKMYQSRPAPEPQPIEPIRRVPKPFIKKNDPKNEALAKLGMMNISPLPSPSPLPQEKKAPPPVKPKPGSASSSIKEKQLPLLSIFRPEGTPPASPAPHAPPLPPPMPEDQGRQESTGKDSAVTVAGDDGIKTQLYKLTSSVSFSYIDPAWKIFLRKEVFYPKENFSHPYCLNLLCEQIIRDTFSDSSFRISREEKRKMKDLLAEFRVGNNAQSIQEDGIKKRIVVAARDNWANYFSRLFPVQGEKGSDVQILGVSHRGMRLLKVEKAAGYRPEHLKILCSYCFADVLSVEMKGSNSLEFSLKTEQLILHSPKAPCIKAMVELFIQELRQDTNYVVALRSYVVDDKSLLSFKKGDLIELLPMQGVEPGWQFGSTGGRCGLFPTSLVQLAPAPDYLSTSMDRRAEQRKSTKASPESRNTSRESSVLSLTPEANSTMLVPAGDRYTMTDFATTYFREAQSMQGLKGMSAEKKSVADLVRHTKVSIQASLLWYSDSELNELATKNFQMLMRFMGDQPKHKHQAEVQCIYEILQLCKEKENLHDEIYCQVIKQVTHNPHQESELRGWLLLNLLTGYFLPSKILMPYATKFLQLASSDPSSTHHDVAKICQSNLRKNFLYGGRRHLPFPVEMEALLKGHGARRLVVLMPGGMEYLTKIRTFTVAKELLQEICEQMGIGEQQEIQDFVLFAVRSDDKNLGKMVRPIKLEEYLHDYLLEDKLVTVTLRRLTWRTPLHFDNQIYTDVHYGQVLWDYLNGRILLGQSKETEMQVGLLAVFQHWAKVEQQNSTPSREELKEYTPKTLQPSISSKALQNHVATLLRTRKPLQPLDAKIQFIEHVMKLPFFGYTTFVVERISDDTVPVPCFFGVNKEEIIVVDGSTQVVSQVIPLKELQKMRTLRPLSSGGLPGLELSYGSPGSPRAMWVELSQAKELYHTIVVILDKTELHS; encoded by the exons ATGATTTTAATCTCCAGACCTTTGATTCAAAGGAGGAAGCGCTGCCAG GatgtggggctgctggagatccctgcagagctcgcAGCCCTCCTGCGCTCTCTTGAAG GTCGATACCGAGCACAGGCCAACCAGATAACTGAGACCCAGCCCCCAGAAATCAAGGTCAAGGATGACCTTTCCCTCCCACTCACCATCAACAACtatcccttctcctccttcgTCAAATCACACTTCCAG AACCCAgatttccctgcccctggtcagcctctgCAGCACCCCTTAACCCACCTGGATGCTGAACACCAGGAGAGTGCACTTGAGATCAACAAACTG ATTTCGCGGTTCATTGGTGACAAGAGTCTCCGTGGCtggcaggaggtgctgctgggcaacTACATTGCTGGGAGAGGTCTGAGTGACGCTGCTCTGCGCAATGAAATCTTCAGCCAGGTGGTTGCCCAGACCTGGAGGAACCCAGACATGGAGCAGAGCCAGCGAGGCTGGGTCCTGATGGCGACTTTGCTGAGCTGCTTTGGCCCCTCACCAGCACTGGAGAAGCCACTGCTGAA GTTTGTGTCAGACTATGGCATGGAGGGCTACAACGCCGTTTGCCAGCGCAAGATCCTGACAGCAGCTCAGTGCACAGAGGCAGAGCCTGCACCCTCTCGGGCTTACCCTCCCACCCAGCTGGAGTGGACAGCAAaccagaggagagggaagatgGTGCTGGATGTTCATACCTTTAATG AGGAGATGTTCTCAGCTGAGGTGGAGTCCTGGATGACTGGGGAGCAGTATGCAGCCTCGATCCTGAGTGCAAG GGGCTGCGACAAGAAGACTCGAGGGTGGTCTATCTCCATGTTCACTGGCAACACATGGCAGGACCTGCTGGGCTGTGACTTTGTGCTGGACCTCATTGGAGAGATGGAGGAGACCAGCaacttcagcagctcctcccaggCCCCCACTGAGTACCCCATCAGTTCAGAAAGGGACAGGAGCATCCTCCAGTCCTCTAACCTGGACAC gatccctcctgctccaggtaTCCAGGCCCCtgccttccccccacccagcctgCCTCCAGAACTCATTGGTCTCCATCCAG ATCCAAGGTTCAGAGATGACCTGAGGACCCCTGTAGGCTTGGATCACTACGTGGATGATCTCTTCAGCCCTGTGCTGCATCAGGGCTCCAGAGTACCT GATATGGAGAACAGGGAGAGTCTCACCAGCCGCATGAAAGGAGGTGGGAAGATTGGACCCACACAGAGAGGAATCCTTCCTTCTACAG GCTTCCCTGGAATGACTCAAGCACCAGTTTACCAGCCCATGCCCTCCATGGTGGGGATGCCAGCAGCCATGCCCATGATGGGGGCTGGTGGGGTTGCATCTATGCCAG CCATGGTGATGCCCCAGCCCGTGGTTCCAGCTGTAGATCCCAgccagctggcagcacagcagcaagcctttaTCAACCAGCAAGCCATGCTCATG GCCCAGCAGATGACCCTTCAAGCCATGAgcatttcccagcagcagcagcagcaggagctgcagaaacGGCAAAAGTCTCTTGAAAACTCAAGGCCAAGAGTCTCAAGCCCAGCACAAGCCTCATCCCCAGCCACTCTCCCAAAACCCAAGCAGCcttccagcagccaggctgctgcaacaCCACCGAGGTCTCCAGAGCCACcagctaaggcaaaagagcCG GATTATGACTACATGGAAGAGGAGTTCTCCAGCAGTGGGGATGATGACTATCCTCGGGAAACCTTCCAGCAGAAGAGAGAGTACTTCCAGAAGATAG gagagcagcacatcCGAGTGAAGAAAGTCAGACCTAGCAAAACCTGGACTCCTCCAGCAAAACCCCAgccaaaggaggaggaggaggaggagaggaaaagagaggagcaggaggagaggaaaagagaggagcaggagaagaggaaaaaagaggagcaggagaagaggaaagaagtgaagCCTGTCCCTAAACCAGAGCCAG CTCCTGCTTCCCCTTTGCCACCTCCTGAGCCAAAGCCAAAAAAGGAGATGCCAAAAGTGAAGAGAGAGCCGCCTGTAGTGAAGCCTTCAGACCCCAAGGCACGTCCTGCACCCAGCCACGAGATTGGGAACATCATCAAAATGTACCAGAGCAGACCAGCCCCCGAGCCCCAGCCCATCGAGCCCATCAG GAGAGTACCCAAGCCATTTATAAAGAAGAACGACCCCAAAAATGAGGCTCTGGCCAAGCTGGGAATGATGAACATCTCCCCTCTCCCTTCG ccatctcctctgccacaaGAGAAGAAAGCACCTCCACCTGTCAAGCCCAAGCCAGGCTCAGCTTCCAGCTCTATCAAGGAAAAGCAGTTGCCTCTCCTGTCTATCTTTAGACCAGAGGGTACCCCACCAGCTTCCCCGGCCCCTCATGctccccctcttccccccccAATGCCTGAGGACCAAGGGAGGCAGGAATCCACAGGGAAGG ACTCTGCAGTGACAGTGGCAGGTGATGATGGCATCAAGACTCAGCTGTACAAGCTCACCAGCAGTGTCAGCTTTTCCTATATCGACCCTGCCTGGAAAATTTTTCTGCGCAAAGAG GTGTTTTACCCCAAGGAAAATTTCAGCCACCCTTATTGTCTGAACTTGCTGTGTGAACAG ATCATCCGTGACACCTTCTCTGATTCCAGCTTTCGGATCTCCAGGGAGGAGAAGCGCAAGATGAAAGATCTGTTGG CGGAGTTCCGAGTTGGCAACAATGCCCAGTCCATTCAGGAGGATGGCATAAAGAAGAGGATTGTAGTGGCTGCTCGGGACAACTGGGCCAACTATTTCTCCCGCCTTTTCCCAGTTCAG GGTGAAAAGGGAAGTGATGTGCAGATCCTGGGTGTTTCTCACCGGGGCATGAGGCTACTGAAGGTGGAGAAAGCAGCTGGATACCGTCCTGAGCACCTCAAGATCCTATGCAGCTACTG CTTTGCAGATGTGCTGTCAGTGGAGATGAAGGGCAGCAATTCCCTGGAGTTCTCCCTGAAGACAGAGCAGCTCATCCTGCACTCTCCGAAGGCTCCGTGCATCAAGGCCATGGTGGAACTCTTCATCCAGGAGCTGAGGCAg GACACCAACTATGTCGTGGCTCTGCGCAGCTACGTCGTGGATGACAAGAGCCTGCTCAGCTTCAAGAAGGGCGACCTCATCGAGCTGCTGCCCATGCAGGGCGTGGAGCCAG GGTGGCAGTTCGGCTCCACTGGTGGCCGCTGTGGTCTCTTCCCCACCAGCCTGGTGCAGCTGGCTCCAGCCCCTGACTACCTCAGCACCAGCATGGACAGACGGGCGGAGCAGCGGAAGAGCACGAAAGCTTCCCCGGAGAGCAGGAACACCAGCAGGGag AGTTCTGTCCTCAGCCTGACACCAGAAGCCAACAGCACCATGTTAGTCCCTGCTGGTGACCGTTACACCATGACTGACTTCGCCACCACCTACTTCCGAGAGGCTCAGTCCAT gcagggcctgaaggggatgtctgctgagaagAAGAGTGTAGCTGACCTGGTGAGGCACACCAAG GTCTCAATCCAGGCGTCTTTGCTCTGGTACTCTGACAGTGAGCTGAACGAGCTGGCTACCAAGAACTTCCAGA TGCTGATGCGGTTCATGGGAGATCAGCCAAAACACAAGCACCAGGCTGAGGTCCAGTGCATCTATGAAATCCTTCAG CTGTGCAAGGAGAAGGAGAATTTGCACGATGAGATCTACTGCCAGGTCATCAAACAGGTCACCCACAACCCTCACCA GGAGAGCGAGCTGCGGGGCTGGTTGCTCTTAAACCTGCTCACTGGGTACTTCCTGCCTTCCAAAATCCTCATGCCCTATGCCACCAAGTTCCTGCAGCTGGCCAGCAGTGATCCATCCAGCACCCACCACG atGTAGCCAAGATCTGCCAGAGCAACCTGCGGAAAAACTTCCTGTATGGGGGCCGTCGGCACCTCCCTTTCCCTGTGGAGATGGAGGCACTGCTG AAGGGACACGGTGCCCGCCGGCTGGTGGTGCTGATGCCTGGAGGCATGGAATACCTCACCAAGATCAGGACATTCACT GTGGCCAAGGAGCTCTTGCAGGAGATCTGTGAGCAGATGGGAATAGGAGAACAGCAAGAGATACAGGACTTTGTTCTCTTTGCTGTCAGGAGTGACGACAAAAATCTTG GTAAAATGGTGAGGCCAATTAAACTGGAGGAGTATCTCCATGATTACCTGCTGGAGGACAAGCTGGTCACTGTGACCTTACGCAGGCTCACCTGGAGGACACCTCTGCACTTTGACAACCAAATTTACACAGACGTCCATTATGGACAG GTGCTGTGGGATTACCTGAATGGGAGGATCCTGCTGGGCCAGAGTAAAGAAACAGAGATGCAGGTGGGCCTTTTGGCAGTGTTCCAGCACTGGGCCAAAGTGGAGCAGCAGAACTCTACTCCCTCCAG
- the LOC125336004 gene encoding unconventional myosin-XVB-like isoform X2 — MDVGLLEIPAELAALLRSLEGRYRAQANQITETQPPEIKVKDDLSLPLTINNYPFSSFVKSHFQNPDFPAPGQPLQHPLTHLDAEHQESALEINKLISRFIGDKSLRGWQEVLLGNYIAGRGLSDAALRNEIFSQVVAQTWRNPDMEQSQRGWVLMATLLSCFGPSPALEKPLLKFVSDYGMEGYNAVCQRKILTAAQCTEAEPAPSRAYPPTQLEWTANQRRGKMVLDVHTFNEEMFSAEVESWMTGEQYAASILSARGCDKKTRGWSISMFTGNTWQDLLGCDFVLDLIGEMEETSNFSSSSQAPTEYPISSERDRSILQSSNLDTIPPAPGIQAPAFPPPSLPPELIGLHPDPRFRDDLRTPVGLDHYVDDLFSPVLHQGSRVPDMENRESLTSRMKGGGKIGPTQRGILPSTGFPGMTQAPVYQPMPSMVGMPAAMPMMGAGGVASMPAMVMPQPVVPAVDPSQLAAQQQAFINQQAMLMAQQMTLQAMSISQQQQQQELQKRQKSLENSRPRVSSPAQASSPATLPKPKQPSSSQAAATPPRSPEPPAKAKEPDYDYMEEEFSSSGDDDYPRETFQQKREYFQKIGEQHIRVKKVRPSKTWTPPAKPQPKEEEEEERKREEQEERKREEQEKRKKEEQEKRKEVKPVPKPEPAPASPLPPPEPKPKKEMPKVKREPPVVKPSDPKARPAPSHEIGNIIKMYQSRPAPEPQPIEPIRRVPKPFIKKNDPKNEALAKLGMMNISPLPSPSPLPQEKKAPPPVKPKPGSASSSIKEKQLPLLSIFRPEGTPPASPAPHAPPLPPPMPEDQGRQESTGKDSAVTVAGDDGIKTQLYKLTSSVSFSYIDPAWKIFLRKEVFYPKENFSHPYCLNLLCEQIIRDTFSDSSFRISREEKRKMKDLLAEFRVGNNAQSIQEDGIKKRIVVAARDNWANYFSRLFPVQGEKGSDVQILGVSHRGMRLLKVEKAAGYRPEHLKILCSYCFADVLSVEMKGSNSLEFSLKTEQLILHSPKAPCIKAMVELFIQELRQDTNYVVALRSYVVDDKSLLSFKKGDLIELLPMQGVEPGWQFGSTGGRCGLFPTSLVQLAPAPDYLSTSMDRRAEQRKSTKASPESRNTSRESSVLSLTPEANSTMLVPAGDRYTMTDFATTYFREAQSMQGLKGMSAEKKSVADLVRHTKVSIQASLLWYSDSELNELATKNFQMLMRFMGDQPKHKHQAEVQCIYEILQLCKEKENLHDEIYCQVIKQVTHNPHQESELRGWLLLNLLTGYFLPSKILMPYATKFLQLASSDPSSTHHDVAKICQSNLRKNFLYGGRRHLPFPVEMEALLKGHGARRLVVLMPGGMEYLTKIRTFTVAKELLQEICEQMGIGEQQEIQDFVLFAVRSDDKNLGKMVRPIKLEEYLHDYLLEDKLVTVTLRRLTWRTPLHFDNQIYTDVHYGQVLWDYLNGRILLGQSKETEMQVGLLAVFQHWAKVEQQNSTPSREELKEYTPKTLQPSISSKALQNHVATLLRTRKPLQPLDAKIQFIEHVMKLPFFGYTTFVVERISDDTVPVPCFFGVNKEEIIVVDGSTQVVSQVIPLKELQKMRTLRPLSSGGLPGLELSYGSPGSPRAMWVELSQAKELYHTIVVILDKTELHS; from the exons ATG GatgtggggctgctggagatccctgcagagctcgcAGCCCTCCTGCGCTCTCTTGAAG GTCGATACCGAGCACAGGCCAACCAGATAACTGAGACCCAGCCCCCAGAAATCAAGGTCAAGGATGACCTTTCCCTCCCACTCACCATCAACAACtatcccttctcctccttcgTCAAATCACACTTCCAG AACCCAgatttccctgcccctggtcagcctctgCAGCACCCCTTAACCCACCTGGATGCTGAACACCAGGAGAGTGCACTTGAGATCAACAAACTG ATTTCGCGGTTCATTGGTGACAAGAGTCTCCGTGGCtggcaggaggtgctgctgggcaacTACATTGCTGGGAGAGGTCTGAGTGACGCTGCTCTGCGCAATGAAATCTTCAGCCAGGTGGTTGCCCAGACCTGGAGGAACCCAGACATGGAGCAGAGCCAGCGAGGCTGGGTCCTGATGGCGACTTTGCTGAGCTGCTTTGGCCCCTCACCAGCACTGGAGAAGCCACTGCTGAA GTTTGTGTCAGACTATGGCATGGAGGGCTACAACGCCGTTTGCCAGCGCAAGATCCTGACAGCAGCTCAGTGCACAGAGGCAGAGCCTGCACCCTCTCGGGCTTACCCTCCCACCCAGCTGGAGTGGACAGCAAaccagaggagagggaagatgGTGCTGGATGTTCATACCTTTAATG AGGAGATGTTCTCAGCTGAGGTGGAGTCCTGGATGACTGGGGAGCAGTATGCAGCCTCGATCCTGAGTGCAAG GGGCTGCGACAAGAAGACTCGAGGGTGGTCTATCTCCATGTTCACTGGCAACACATGGCAGGACCTGCTGGGCTGTGACTTTGTGCTGGACCTCATTGGAGAGATGGAGGAGACCAGCaacttcagcagctcctcccaggCCCCCACTGAGTACCCCATCAGTTCAGAAAGGGACAGGAGCATCCTCCAGTCCTCTAACCTGGACAC gatccctcctgctccaggtaTCCAGGCCCCtgccttccccccacccagcctgCCTCCAGAACTCATTGGTCTCCATCCAG ATCCAAGGTTCAGAGATGACCTGAGGACCCCTGTAGGCTTGGATCACTACGTGGATGATCTCTTCAGCCCTGTGCTGCATCAGGGCTCCAGAGTACCT GATATGGAGAACAGGGAGAGTCTCACCAGCCGCATGAAAGGAGGTGGGAAGATTGGACCCACACAGAGAGGAATCCTTCCTTCTACAG GCTTCCCTGGAATGACTCAAGCACCAGTTTACCAGCCCATGCCCTCCATGGTGGGGATGCCAGCAGCCATGCCCATGATGGGGGCTGGTGGGGTTGCATCTATGCCAG CCATGGTGATGCCCCAGCCCGTGGTTCCAGCTGTAGATCCCAgccagctggcagcacagcagcaagcctttaTCAACCAGCAAGCCATGCTCATG GCCCAGCAGATGACCCTTCAAGCCATGAgcatttcccagcagcagcagcagcaggagctgcagaaacGGCAAAAGTCTCTTGAAAACTCAAGGCCAAGAGTCTCAAGCCCAGCACAAGCCTCATCCCCAGCCACTCTCCCAAAACCCAAGCAGCcttccagcagccaggctgctgcaacaCCACCGAGGTCTCCAGAGCCACcagctaaggcaaaagagcCG GATTATGACTACATGGAAGAGGAGTTCTCCAGCAGTGGGGATGATGACTATCCTCGGGAAACCTTCCAGCAGAAGAGAGAGTACTTCCAGAAGATAG gagagcagcacatcCGAGTGAAGAAAGTCAGACCTAGCAAAACCTGGACTCCTCCAGCAAAACCCCAgccaaaggaggaggaggaggaggagaggaaaagagaggagcaggaggagaggaaaagagaggagcaggagaagaggaaaaaagaggagcaggagaagaggaaagaagtgaagCCTGTCCCTAAACCAGAGCCAG CTCCTGCTTCCCCTTTGCCACCTCCTGAGCCAAAGCCAAAAAAGGAGATGCCAAAAGTGAAGAGAGAGCCGCCTGTAGTGAAGCCTTCAGACCCCAAGGCACGTCCTGCACCCAGCCACGAGATTGGGAACATCATCAAAATGTACCAGAGCAGACCAGCCCCCGAGCCCCAGCCCATCGAGCCCATCAG GAGAGTACCCAAGCCATTTATAAAGAAGAACGACCCCAAAAATGAGGCTCTGGCCAAGCTGGGAATGATGAACATCTCCCCTCTCCCTTCG ccatctcctctgccacaaGAGAAGAAAGCACCTCCACCTGTCAAGCCCAAGCCAGGCTCAGCTTCCAGCTCTATCAAGGAAAAGCAGTTGCCTCTCCTGTCTATCTTTAGACCAGAGGGTACCCCACCAGCTTCCCCGGCCCCTCATGctccccctcttccccccccAATGCCTGAGGACCAAGGGAGGCAGGAATCCACAGGGAAGG ACTCTGCAGTGACAGTGGCAGGTGATGATGGCATCAAGACTCAGCTGTACAAGCTCACCAGCAGTGTCAGCTTTTCCTATATCGACCCTGCCTGGAAAATTTTTCTGCGCAAAGAG GTGTTTTACCCCAAGGAAAATTTCAGCCACCCTTATTGTCTGAACTTGCTGTGTGAACAG ATCATCCGTGACACCTTCTCTGATTCCAGCTTTCGGATCTCCAGGGAGGAGAAGCGCAAGATGAAAGATCTGTTGG CGGAGTTCCGAGTTGGCAACAATGCCCAGTCCATTCAGGAGGATGGCATAAAGAAGAGGATTGTAGTGGCTGCTCGGGACAACTGGGCCAACTATTTCTCCCGCCTTTTCCCAGTTCAG GGTGAAAAGGGAAGTGATGTGCAGATCCTGGGTGTTTCTCACCGGGGCATGAGGCTACTGAAGGTGGAGAAAGCAGCTGGATACCGTCCTGAGCACCTCAAGATCCTATGCAGCTACTG CTTTGCAGATGTGCTGTCAGTGGAGATGAAGGGCAGCAATTCCCTGGAGTTCTCCCTGAAGACAGAGCAGCTCATCCTGCACTCTCCGAAGGCTCCGTGCATCAAGGCCATGGTGGAACTCTTCATCCAGGAGCTGAGGCAg GACACCAACTATGTCGTGGCTCTGCGCAGCTACGTCGTGGATGACAAGAGCCTGCTCAGCTTCAAGAAGGGCGACCTCATCGAGCTGCTGCCCATGCAGGGCGTGGAGCCAG GGTGGCAGTTCGGCTCCACTGGTGGCCGCTGTGGTCTCTTCCCCACCAGCCTGGTGCAGCTGGCTCCAGCCCCTGACTACCTCAGCACCAGCATGGACAGACGGGCGGAGCAGCGGAAGAGCACGAAAGCTTCCCCGGAGAGCAGGAACACCAGCAGGGag AGTTCTGTCCTCAGCCTGACACCAGAAGCCAACAGCACCATGTTAGTCCCTGCTGGTGACCGTTACACCATGACTGACTTCGCCACCACCTACTTCCGAGAGGCTCAGTCCAT gcagggcctgaaggggatgtctgctgagaagAAGAGTGTAGCTGACCTGGTGAGGCACACCAAG GTCTCAATCCAGGCGTCTTTGCTCTGGTACTCTGACAGTGAGCTGAACGAGCTGGCTACCAAGAACTTCCAGA TGCTGATGCGGTTCATGGGAGATCAGCCAAAACACAAGCACCAGGCTGAGGTCCAGTGCATCTATGAAATCCTTCAG CTGTGCAAGGAGAAGGAGAATTTGCACGATGAGATCTACTGCCAGGTCATCAAACAGGTCACCCACAACCCTCACCA GGAGAGCGAGCTGCGGGGCTGGTTGCTCTTAAACCTGCTCACTGGGTACTTCCTGCCTTCCAAAATCCTCATGCCCTATGCCACCAAGTTCCTGCAGCTGGCCAGCAGTGATCCATCCAGCACCCACCACG atGTAGCCAAGATCTGCCAGAGCAACCTGCGGAAAAACTTCCTGTATGGGGGCCGTCGGCACCTCCCTTTCCCTGTGGAGATGGAGGCACTGCTG AAGGGACACGGTGCCCGCCGGCTGGTGGTGCTGATGCCTGGAGGCATGGAATACCTCACCAAGATCAGGACATTCACT GTGGCCAAGGAGCTCTTGCAGGAGATCTGTGAGCAGATGGGAATAGGAGAACAGCAAGAGATACAGGACTTTGTTCTCTTTGCTGTCAGGAGTGACGACAAAAATCTTG GTAAAATGGTGAGGCCAATTAAACTGGAGGAGTATCTCCATGATTACCTGCTGGAGGACAAGCTGGTCACTGTGACCTTACGCAGGCTCACCTGGAGGACACCTCTGCACTTTGACAACCAAATTTACACAGACGTCCATTATGGACAG GTGCTGTGGGATTACCTGAATGGGAGGATCCTGCTGGGCCAGAGTAAAGAAACAGAGATGCAGGTGGGCCTTTTGGCAGTGTTCCAGCACTGGGCCAAAGTGGAGCAGCAGAACTCTACTCCCTCCAG